One genomic region from Prunus persica cultivar Lovell chromosome G3, Prunus_persica_NCBIv2, whole genome shotgun sequence encodes:
- the LOC18784177 gene encoding phenolic glucoside malonyltransferase 1: protein MADLNSVRAVEVCKVAPQPTSPEDHSATPDALPLTLFDLLWLRFAPVQRLFFYQISNSFETTILVSKLKASLSIALQHFRPLAGNITWPRHSPKPVLTYVQGDAVSLTIAESHADFHHLSSRSNFVEAKEYHPLVPQLPISHEKAAAVAFQVTVFPNGNGFSIGTSMHHAILDGKSSTMFVKSWAHICKHLGDDPSGSALPDQLKPFFDRRVVQDPAGLEPIFLNQLQNLDGPNNRSLMVTQFKSPPPDAVRGIFVITRPEIEAMKQWVSTKMTEMIKNEKQSDRPHLSAFSVTYAYTCVCLAKAEEKQSDKPVLMAFSLDCRSRFDPPMPANYFGNCIAGRAVVADRKGVLGEDGLTVAVNEISETIKRVDSDGILKGAETWVQILYPAVSSEERFMGVAGSPRFGIYDTDFGWGRPSKVEVVSIEETGAMSLAESRGGIAGDVEVGLVLEKHHMQAFASVFAKGLQNL, encoded by the coding sequence ATGGCAGACCTAAACTCAGTCAGAGCGGTTGAGGTTTGCAAGGTTGCTCCACAGCCAACCTCGCCAGAAGATCACTCAGCCACACCTGACGCCCTTCCTTTAACCTTGTTTGATTTACTCTGGCTCAGATTTGCACCCGTCCAACGCCTTTTCTTCTATCAAATCTCAAACTCCTTTGAAACCACCATACTCGTTTCAAAACTCAAAGCCTCGCTCTCCATCGCCCTCCAACACTTCCGACCTCTAGCAGGAAACATCACTTGGCCCCGACACTCCCCTAAACCAGTTCTCACTTATGTCCAAGGGGACGCCGTTTCGCTCACCATTGCCGAGTCTCATGCTGATTTCCACCATCTTTCAAGTCGTAGCAACTTTGTTGAGGCCAAAGAGTACCATCCTCTCGTACCCCAATTGCCAATATCTCACGAAAAGGCCGCAGCCGTGGCGTTCCAAGTCACCGTCTTCCCCAACGGCAACGGCTTCTCCATTGGAACATCCATGCACCATGCCATCCTAGACGGCAAGTCTTCAACCATGTTTGTGAAATCATGGGCTCACATTTGCAAACATCTTGGTGATGATCCATCCGGTTCAGCTCTACCAGATCAGCTGAAACCATTTTTTGACAGAAGGGTCGTCCAAGACCCGGCCGGGCTCGAACCAATCTTCTTGAACCAGCTTCAGAATCTGGACGGACCCAACAACAGGAGCTTGATGGTTACCCAGTTTAAATCTCCACCACCAGACGCGGTTCGTGGCATCTTTGTAATCACACGACCGGAAATAGAAGCAATGAAGCAATGGGTTTCGACCAAAATGACAGAGATGATCAAGAATGAAAAACAATCTGATCGTCCTCATTTGTCAGCATTTTCTGTAACATATGCTTACACATGTGTTTGCTTAGCCAAGGCAGAGGAAAAGCAGAGCGATAAGCCAGTTTTGATGGCCTTCAGTCTGGACTGCAGGTCTCGCTTTGACCCTCCCATGCCTGCAAACTACTTCGGGAACTGCATAGCGGGCCGTGCAGTTGTTGCAGATAGAAAAGGGGTTCTAGGAGAAGATGGGTTGACCGTGGCCGTCAACGAAATCAGTGAAACTATAAAACGTGTGGACAGTGATGGGATTTTGAAAGGGGCAGAGACTTGGGTTCAAATACTTTACCCTGCTGTGAGCAGTGAAGAGAGATTTATGGGTGTTGCTGGTTCACCAAGGTTTGGGATTTATGATACAGATTTTGGATGGGGAAGGCCAAGCAAGGTGGAGGTGGTTTCGATCGAAGAGACAGGAGCCATGTCCCTGGCAGAGTCTAGGGGTGGTATTGCTGGAGATGTTGAGGTCGGTTTGGTTTTGGAAAAACATCATATGCAAGCTTTTGCTTCTGTGTTTGCTAAAGGGCTTCAAAACCTTTGA